The DNA sequence TTTTTATGAAGAATCCACAAGCACCTGTCCACCAAAGTGCAACGCTCTTGTCTTTAACTTTTGTTTTCTCAATTCTCTTATTCAGCCAAGTTCCCCACTCAGGAAAACATGCCTTCAGCCAATCCTCCTTAGTTAGATCACCAATACTAACTCCTTTTACGTATGCATATCTTGAACCCGGAATTCCAACATCTTCTTTAGATGACAATCAAGCTACCTCCAGTTATTCTACTAAAATTATTTTATAATCTAATGTTTAGACTTAACAAATATTTCTTTATTTTGAATTTTTAAGAGAATATGGCACTTTAGATAGATTCATTTAAAAGATAATAAACTGGAAATAAAATGTAAGATTCGATTATACGTTTTATTCACCATCGGTGTTGAAATAATTTGGCGAATTTTGACGTTGCAAATGACATTACTGAATTGATTGGGAAGACTCCAATAGTAAAAATGAATAGGTTGACGAAGCAAGATGAAGCCACAATCTATGCTAAGTTAGAATGGTACAACATCGGAGGATCAATAAAGGATAGGATGGCTCTAAATCTTATAGAATATGCTGAGGCAGCCGGTAAAATAAATAAAGAAAAAATTATCTTAGAAGCAACATCTGGCAATGCTGGTATCTCTCTTGCAATGATTGCAGCAGCAAAAGGATATAGGATGGCCATAGTTATGCCTGAATCTGTTAGCGTAGAGAGAAGGAGACTAATCAAGGCTTTTGGTGCAGAATTGGTTCTATCTCCTGGGAAAAAGGGAACAGGTGGTGCTATAGAAATGAAAGAAGAGATGCTTCAAGAAAGTCCAGATAAGTATATCAACATAGACCAATTTAAAGAACCTGCCAATATACTTGCTCATTATCAAACCACTGGGAAGGAACTATGGGAACAAATGAAGGGCAAACTAGATCTTGTTGTAATAGGAATTGGAACTTCTGGAACAGGGGTAGGTACATCTATGAGACTGAAATTCTATAACTCGAGGATTAAAATTATTGGAATAACTCCAAAATTGGGTGTCTCTATTCAAGGAATCAGGAATCCTAAGGAGCCTTACCCTACGCAATTATTTAGGGAAGAATGGTTCGATGAAATAGTTGAGATCGCTGAAAAAGATGTTAAAAAAATCTTTGAGTTAGCTCGAAGAATTGCTCGTGAAGAGGGAATCCTAATAGGTATGAGTGGTGCTGCAATAATGTATGTGGCTCTTCAAAAAGCCAAGGAAATCGGTAAGAGTAAGACAATAGTTACGATTATACCTGATGATGGTATGAAGTATCTTAGCACTTCACTCTTTGAGTGATTTAGCGCGCGTGTTTTTTAATCATAATCATAACCAAATTATCGACTAAATTTCCAGTCTTGTAGAATTTATGACATCATAAATGGTAGAAAATTGAATATTAAAGAATAATAAAAAAGACTGAAATAGGTTATTTTTTTCTTAGACGAAATAAAAGTAAAACAAATAGTACCTTCTATTACTGAGGTTCTTTTGCCTTGTTTATCTCTATCTCAATTATATCTCCGATACCTGGTTTACCTAATTGAGAATATTCATCCTCAGTTATTTGCATGTCTATAACAGCATCCCATTTTTTACCAAGTGGAGTGGGGCCTCCAATCATAACACCGCCTGGGAAAGTATCTTCCATAGCTTGTTGCACTCTGCTTACCATATCTTGAACTACTTTTTGCTCCTCGTCATGAGGGATGGGTTGAATTTTGGCTTTCATCCCATGCCTTATTAGCATTAATTTAACCATACCTTTTGAGATGCTCGAGACTTGTTGAACTTTTAATTCTATATGCATGCTTCTTTAAACCTCTCACAGAAATTAGCACATACTCATTATTAAAGGCAATCCAAAAAAATGGAAAAAAAGAGTCTTTTATATCCCCACTTCAGTGGGGATTATCGCTACTTTCTGTAGATATAACTAATGACGCCAGCGATAAGAACAAGAATGGCACTAGCTGAGATCATTTGAGCCTTAACATTTGAATCTGCGATCAATCCTATGCTTAGAAGAATTGCTCCAATTACTATTCCTCGAATCCCAGCTTTATCTAGCATTCGTCTTGATGCAAAACTATAACATTCAAAAGCTTCTACAGCGCATATCGCTCCGACTATTAGAACTATAA is a window from the Candidatus Bathyarchaeota archaeon genome containing:
- a CDS encoding PLP-dependent cysteine synthase family protein, whose amino-acid sequence is MANFDVANDITELIGKTPIVKMNRLTKQDEATIYAKLEWYNIGGSIKDRMALNLIEYAEAAGKINKEKIILEATSGNAGISLAMIAAAKGYRMAIVMPESVSVERRRLIKAFGAELVLSPGKKGTGGAIEMKEEMLQESPDKYINIDQFKEPANILAHYQTTGKELWEQMKGKLDLVVIGIGTSGTGVGTSMRLKFYNSRIKIIGITPKLGVSIQGIRNPKEPYPTQLFREEWFDEIVEIAEKDVKKIFELARRIAREEGILIGMSGAAIMYVALQKAKEIGKSKTIVTIIPDDGMKYLSTSLFE